ACGTTGATCCCGACGAACTGCTGGAAGACCGCCAGGAAGATGCCCACCCAGACGATGGGCTTGAGCCCGAGCTTCTCCCCCCGCAGGTCCCGCAGGCTCTCCGACGACTCCCGGGTGAGCGAGCGGCTGATCTCGGCGATCTTTGCCGCCGTGTCCGTGACACCGGTGTAGGTGCTGAGCACCCGGGCGGCCTCCTTGAGGCGCCCGACGTCGACGAGGTAGCGCGGCGACTCCGGGACCGTGAGCGCGAAGATCCCGTAGAGGACCGCCGGCACCGCCTCCGCCAGGAACATCCAGCGCCACGCCTCGAGGCCGAGCCACAGCTCGCGTGCCGCCCCGCCGGCGACGTCGGCGAGCACCGCGTCGGAGAGCAGCGCGGCGAAGATGCCGACGACGATGGCGAGCTGCTGGAGGGACCCGAGCCGCCCGCGCACGTTGGCCGGGGAGACCTCGGCGATGTACGCCGGGGCGATGACCGAGGCGGCTCCCACGCCGAGGCCCCCGAGGGCGCGCCAGAAGATGAGGTCCACCGGCCCGACGGCGAGGCCGGAGCCGATGGACGAGACGGTGAAGAGCACCGAGGCGATGACCATGACCCGCACGCGGCCCTGACGGGCGGCCAGCGGCCCGGCGAACCAGGCGCCGATGACGCACCCGAGGAGCGCCGAGGAGACGGTGAAGCCCTGGAGGAACCCGGTGATGCCGAAGTCGTTGCTCATGGCCTCGAGCGCCCCGTTGATGACCGAGGTGTCGAACCCGAAGAGGAAGCCGCCCATCGCGGCCGCCAGGGAGATCGCCACGATCCTTGCGTTGAACACTGCCGGTGCTGCCGGTCGCTGGGTCATCATCGCCACCTGCCCCCCGCCGAGGTCGATGGCACGATCGGACCACGCGCCGCGCCGCTCCGCCAGCGGAGGTGCGCTACCCGCCGGCGTCGAGCACGCCGGCCGGCCGGACCACCCCGACCCGCGGGTCGACGAGGAAGACCTCCAGCGCGTCGAGGACGGCGCGCATCCGCCACGAGCTCACGACGTCGAAGCCGTGCTGGCCGCCGGGGAGCTCGGCGAGCACCACCGGCTGCGCCGAGCGCGAGCGCAGCGCCGCCGCGAAGGCCCGGGCGCCGTCGACCGGGACGTAGCTGTCCCGGTCGCCGTGGACGAGGAAGAAGGGCGGCGCCCCCGCGGCGTCGAGCGCGAGGGGGGTCGAGGGGGGCGCCCCGTCCCGGTCGGCGCCGTAGTAGCGCCCGTAGTAGCCGTAGAGGCAGACGGCGGCCGCGATCCTCGGCGGCGCGGTCGGTGCGGTCGGTGCAGTGGGCGCGGTCGGTGCGCCGGGCGACGCCACGGCCGGTGCCCCGGGCGAGGCCGAGTCCGCCGCTCGCCCCGGCGCGAGCGCGCACAGCGCGGTGAGGTGCGCGCCGGCAGAGCTGCCGGCCATGACGAGGGTCGACGGGTCGCCGCCGTAGGCGGCGGCGTGGCACTGCGTCCACTCGAGCACCCGGTGCGCGTCGCCGAGGTGGTCGGCGAAGCCCGCCTCGGGGCGCAGCCGGTAGGTCGCGCTCACGCACACCCAGCCCCGCTGCGCGAGGCGGTGGAGCAGCGCGCGGGCCTCTCGGTGCTTCCCGCCGGAGGTGTAGCCGCCGCCGTGGAAGTAGACGAGGACCGGGCCGCCGACGGGCCCGCCGCGGCGCCGGTACACGTCGAGCCGGTGGCGCCGGTGCTCCCCGTACCTCAGGTCCGCGATCCGCTCCACCGTGCGGGGACGCCACGGCAGGGGGGTCAGCGCCGACGTCAGCGCCCACCGCCGGTCGGAGCGGGTCCACGCGCTCGTGGCCGGCAGCGCGTCCGCCCCGGGGACAGGGGTCCCGGCCCCCGCGAGTGCGTCCCGCACGGCGGCGCGGGCGCGGACCGCCCGCCGGGCGAGGACGGTCAGACCGGCGAGCGTGACGGCGGCCAGCGCGAGCACCGCCGCGGCGCCGGCGCCCAGGCGTCCCGGGTCGCCCAGCTCGCTCAGGGTCAGCGCGGTCACGCCGAGGAGGAGCACCGCCGCCACGTGCGGGAGCTCGCTGAACCCC
The sequence above is a segment of the Georgenia faecalis genome. Coding sequences within it:
- a CDS encoding sugar porter family MFS transporter; translated protein: MTQRPAAPAVFNARIVAISLAAAMGGFLFGFDTSVINGALEAMSNDFGITGFLQGFTVSSALLGCVIGAWFAGPLAARQGRVRVMVIASVLFTVSSIGSGLAVGPVDLIFWRALGGLGVGAASVIAPAYIAEVSPANVRGRLGSLQQLAIVVGIFAALLSDAVLADVAGGAARELWLGLEAWRWMFLAEAVPAVLYGIFALTVPESPRYLVDVGRLKEAARVLSTYTGVTDTAAKIAEISRSLTRESSESLRDLRGEKLGLKPIVWVGIFLAVFQQFVGINVIFYYSTSLWRSVGFGESQAMLTSVITSVTNIVVTIVAIMLIDKVGRRPLLLTGSLGMAITLGVMALAFSQATVVDGEASLDAPWGTIALLAANGFVVFFGATWGPIMWVMLGEMFPNRIRATAISVASALNWLANFAVSTTFPVLSNISLTLAYGIYAACALISFIFVIRRVPETLGRELEDMTNESHSRPSKPTAA
- a CDS encoding alpha/beta hydrolase, with amino-acid sequence MPMGYVVNVVLAAACTALALYPPLRPRPLARAAFVLGVGFSELPHVAAVLLLGVTALTLSELGDPGRLGAGAAAVLALAAVTLAGLTVLARRAVRARAAVRDALAGAGTPVPGADALPATSAWTRSDRRWALTSALTPLPWRPRTVERIADLRYGEHRRHRLDVYRRRGGPVGGPVLVYFHGGGYTSGGKHREARALLHRLAQRGWVCVSATYRLRPEAGFADHLGDAHRVLEWTQCHAAAYGGDPSTLVMAGSSAGAHLTALCALAPGRAADSASPGAPAVASPGAPTAPTAPTAPTAPPRIAAAVCLYGYYGRYYGADRDGAPPSTPLALDAAGAPPFFLVHGDRDSYVPVDGARAFAAALRSRSAQPVVLAELPGGQHGFDVVSSWRMRAVLDALEVFLVDPRVGVVRPAGVLDAGG